One window of the Hoplias malabaricus isolate fHopMal1 chromosome Y, fHopMal1.hap1, whole genome shotgun sequence genome contains the following:
- the LOC136679462 gene encoding histamine H3 receptor-like yields the protein MQSALLAVARGFGMPTAASSSWRSGDPQLSNWSVQERANGTAAGEPGVLAGIAELDSRHAQYGHFSQAVSVFLAVLMTLLVFATVLGNALVILAFAVEKSLRTQGNVFFLNLAIADFLVGGFCIPVYIPYVLTGEWRLGRGLCKLWLVVDYMLCTASVFNIVLISFDRFLSVTRAVSYRTQKGVTREAVMKMLCVWLAAFLLYGPAIISWEHIAGRSVVPRGECYAEFYFNWYFLMTASTVEFFTPFISVTYFNLSIYINIRNRCALREDPTTCLRLRSCEPKKFVGADLQRVFFVRPAEASSVADVPSRPRCCRLSNGRVSATESENANRKRRASTIPDLPPLQVGGMMQANDKQCHCTDHWRKRPDASSSLASRFRLSRDKKVAKSLAVIVCVFGLCWAPYTLLMIIRAACQGQCVQHYLYEISFWLLWINSSINPVLYPLCHTSFRRAFSKLLCPSKIKIQPQYMDQKY from the exons ATGCAGTCTGCGCTGCTGGCCGTGGCGCGCGGGTTCGGGATGCCCACCGCCGCGTCCTCGAGCTGGAGGTCCGGAGACCCTCAGCTCTCCAACTGGTCGGTGCAGGAGCGCGCGAACGGCACGGCGGCCGGAGAGCCCGGGGTGCTCGCGGGGATCGCGGAGCTGGACAGTCGGCACGCGCAGTACGGGCACTTCTCTCAGGCCGTCTCCGTGTTCCTCGCGGTGCTGATGACGCTGCTCGTGTTCGCCACGGTGCTCGGGAACGCGCTGGTGATCCTCGCCTTCGCCGTGGAGAAGAGTCTGCGCACGCAGGGCAACGTCTTCTTCCTCAACCTCGCCATCGCTGACTTCCTGGTCG gaggctTCTGTATCCCTGTGTATATCCCCTACGTGCTGACTGGAGAGTGGAGGCTTGGCAGAGGGCTGTGTAAGCTGTGGCTTGTGGTGGATTACATGCTCTGCACCGCCTCCGTCTTCAACATCGTCCTCATCAGCTTCGACCGCTTCCTCTCCGTCACCAGAGCG GTGAGTTACCGCACTCAGAAGGGCGTGACCCGCGAGGCTGTGATGAAGATGCTGTGCGTGTGGCTGGCTGCTTTCCTGCTCTACGGTCCAGCCATCATCAGCTGGGAGCACATCGCAGGGAGGAGCGTGGTCCCCAGAGGAGAGTGCTACGCCGAGTTCTACTTCAACTGGTACTTCCTGATGACTGCATCCACCGTGGAGTTCTTCACACCTTTCATCAGCGTCACCTACTTCAACCTCAGCATCTACATCAACATCCGGAACCGCTGTGCTCTCCGGGAGGATCCCACCACCTGCCTGCGCCTGCGCAGCTGCGAGCCCAAGAAATTCGTCGGCGCGGATTTGCAGAGGGTGTTTTTCGTGCGTCCGGCCGAGGCCAGCAGCGTCGCGGACGTTCCCTCCAGGCCTCGCTGCTGTCGGCTCTCGAACGGCAGGGTCTCGGCCACCGAGTCCGAAAACGCAAACCGGAAACGGAGGGCCAGCACAATCCCAGATCTTCCGCCTCTGCAAGTCGGAGGAATGATGCAGGCGAACGATAAGCAGTGTCACTGCACGGATCACTGGCGAAAACGTCCGGACGCGTCGTCCAGCCTGGCCAGCCGCTTCCGCCTCTCCAGGGACAAAAAGGTGGCCAAGTCTCTGGCCGTCATCGTGTGTGTGTTCGGACTGTGCTGGGCACCCTACACACTCCTCATGATCATTCGAGCTGCCTGCCAAGGCCAGTGTGTCCAGCACTACCTTTACGAGATCTCCTTCTGGCTCCTGTGGATTAACTCCTCCATCAATCCCGTCCTCTACCCGCTGTGTCACACCTCCTTCAGACGAGCCTTCAGCAAACTGCTGTGTCCGAGTAAAATTAAAATCCAGCCCCAGTACATGGACCAGAAATACTGA